CGTACCATTGAAAATAAGACTAACAAAAACATGTTCCTTTACATGTGGTTGTCAGATAATTATGAGCGTTTAAATTTAGGAAAATTCGAGTATATTATTTTGGATTGTCACCCAGATTTTTCTACTGCTACCAAGAATGCAGTAATCATTAGTAATGCTATTCTTAGTCCAATCACACCTAGCGAACATGGGTATAATGCAAAATTTAACCTAGAAGAAAGAATTAACGAATTACGCAAAGAAGCCATTGATTACTCTACTAGAAAATCTTATGTCACGACCAAATTATTTTTTATCGCCAACATGATTAAGCACAACACAAGATCATCTCGCGAGTTATTAAAAGCCTTAAAAGGCGATCCCAGTGTATTGGCTACAGTTCCAGAAAAGGAGCTATTCAATCGTTCAACGTTGGATAAAAAATCTCTTTCAAAAATGGCTGAAGACCACAAAACATATATTGATCAACATGAATTTTTTGAGAGTATGAACAAAACATTTAATGAAATCACGGAAAAATTATAAATGTTCTGTACATGTGTTAATCACATGTATGATCAATACGTGTACATGTTAATTATAAAGGAGGACTACCTATGGCATTCGATCCAGAGAACAAAAACATAAAAAAGGCACTACAAAAAAATGAAACAGAACAGCAAACTGATACTAAAGATAAACTTGTTATTCCTGTTTTTAAAGATGAAGAGGAACGTACTAAGAACTATACCTTTTCACTTCAACCTAGCGCACGCAAAAGACTTGACGGTCTGGCCAAAGAACATAATTTTAAATCTGCCTCCAAATTTTTAAATGAGCTTATAAAAAATATGTGATGTCACTTTAAGGGGGGAGATATTATGGGAATTCCAATCAATGATACATTTTTGTTTACCAGCCTTATTGTCTTTTGGATAATCCCAGTCATTGGAATTGCAAAAAAGCACCTAGTAGATGACCGCCTTTTTATTCGACAGTGGTTATTTCCAATGCAGTATTGGTTACAGCTATTATTTGAAAAAATCAGTGGTAACCGTCGTATTTTCGTGAGAATTTTACAAATAATGTCCCTGTTTATTACTTATTTCTGCGGATTACTTATACTCCTTATGTTTAGTGCTTTTGATATTAATACAGCTAAGCATTTTAGTGTCTTTATATTATTTGAATATTTACTTGTACCTTCTATCGCTTACTAGTTTCAACCAAAAGCTGGCAAAATATACAAGACCAAATAAAGTTGCCGCTTGGTAAGCGCTATGCTAGACTAAGATTAATTTAACAACCGAATAAAGAGATTAAGCTAAACAGAAAAAATCCCCAATTCACGAGGAATCAGGGATTTTAGGTTTAGCAAGTAGCTACAAGACAGCTACTTAGATTCAGTCGATTTTAACTTGCCGGTGAAAATCGACTGAACATTGTTCTTAATTTGTAGGTTAATTATACCGCAAACCAGTCCACAAGGACAAGTGAAGGATAGTTAAAAACAAATTAAATCCAATGGACTAAGTAGCTAACCGAAGCTATTTAGTCCATTTTTTGTTGTTAGAAATTAAAAAAGTTGCCGACTGGGCAACCAAGAAATAGACACATGCTGGTAAATTACAAAGCCTCACGGCCAAATGAACGCTTTGTAATTCAGTTAAAGCATATCAGATTTGTATTTTAAAGCAAATCAAATGTTTTAGCAACTCTCTTTTGAGACAGCGTATGTCAGTCAAGAAAGGGAGTTTTAATT
This portion of the Paucilactobacillus hokkaidonensis JCM 18461 genome encodes:
- a CDS encoding ParA family protein, yielding MEIITFSAIKGGVGKTTLAFNYGEWLAKNGKHVLFIDLDHQSNLTQTYNIYDNQDTVGNIFLDRGKVKIHEISAYISLIAGDMHLDDIERTIENKTNKNMFLYMWLSDNYERLNLGKFEYIILDCHPDFSTATKNAVIISNAILSPITPSEHGYNAKFNLEERINELRKEAIDYSTRKSYVTTKLFFIANMIKHNTRSSRELLKALKGDPSVLATVPEKELFNRSTLDKKSLSKMAEDHKTYIDQHEFFESMNKTFNEITEKL